One genomic window of Desulfomonilia bacterium includes the following:
- a CDS encoding NUDIX hydrolase, with translation MKKKKKYCCFCGGTISRKTIDGRKRDYCRNCKTVFYENPLPVACCIVSNENREVLLVKRKKDPYKDMWCLPIGFAESGEEVSQAALRELSEETGLTGEIVRLIDVDTVENYFYGSLAIVTYEVRATGGVLKPGDDATDAAYFPISSLPELAWSSNEKALEIFRMLYKDTWAMMDSFRQLFPGALNIEGISAGNEKSGAFLSNLLIKIIDMDMDEISSGWIKDVLDSIPGAGILKVELSRLNSMVLSDVRSWLKGSEVDYKKYVEFGKNIRKETFMLAEILTALALSRKSIWLSVIKKRILSSPLEIYSTLELNNRIIFFYDRINYFITKGYSFG, from the coding sequence ATGAAAAAAAAGAAAAAATACTGTTGTTTCTGTGGCGGTACCATATCGAGAAAGACGATCGATGGCAGGAAAAGGGACTACTGTAGAAACTGTAAAACCGTGTTTTATGAAAACCCGCTTCCTGTTGCCTGCTGCATCGTTTCTAACGAGAACCGGGAAGTGCTTCTCGTGAAGAGAAAAAAAGACCCTTATAAGGACATGTGGTGCCTGCCCATAGGTTTTGCGGAGTCAGGCGAAGAAGTAAGCCAGGCCGCCCTGAGGGAATTGTCTGAAGAGACCGGCCTTACCGGAGAGATCGTCAGGCTTATTGATGTTGATACCGTCGAAAATTACTTTTACGGCAGTCTTGCTATTGTCACTTATGAGGTCAGGGCAACAGGGGGTGTGCTCAAACCGGGAGATGACGCTACCGATGCAGCATACTTTCCCATAAGCAGCCTTCCTGAACTTGCCTGGTCATCGAATGAAAAGGCGCTCGAAATCTTCAGGATGCTTTATAAGGATACTTGGGCGATGATGGATTCTTTCAGGCAGCTCTTTCCCGGCGCATTGAATATCGAAGGCATCTCGGCGGGGAATGAAAAGTCCGGGGCCTTCCTTTCGAATCTTCTGATAAAGATTATTGATATGGATATGGATGAAATTTCCAGCGGGTGGATTAAGGACGTGCTGGACAGTATTCCCGGAGCCGGGATTCTTAAGGTTGAGCTTTCCAGGCTGAACAGCATGGTTTTAAGTGATGTCAGATCATGGCTGAAGGGAAGCGAGGTAGATTATAAAAAGTATGTCGAGTTCGGAAAGAACATCAGGAAAGAGACCTTCATGCTTGCTGAAATTCTGACGGCGCTTGCTCTAAGCAGGAAATCCATATGGCTGTCTGTAATAAAGAAGCGGATACTCTCATCTCCCCTTGAAATATACTCAACTCTCGAACTTAACAACCGCATCATATTTTTCTATGACAGGATCAATTACTTCATCACAAAGGGCTACAGCTTCGGGTAG